CTGATCCAGCCGTGAGATGGTGTCATACTCCTTCACCTGACGGATGGAGATAAATGACAGTGAAACTGATTAAGATCCCCTACTCTTATAAAGTTGGTATTGTGCGGCTTAACTGTTTCCATTCAACAAGGTGAATTTAACTAGCTTGCAAAATTGgaaacatttgcgaataaagcacaTCCCaagtgttcaagagaacaaaatcgtcaCTTCATGGGAAACCGGCCGAAAATATCTAacataaatatagctgcaagcagcaattacggggtcAAGCTGAATAAAGGCAGAAAAGGAAATATTTGTGGATATCTGTAATAATGAGGTTAGGATAAAGCTGTTTAAATGACATCAGTTAAAGCACTTATGACATAATAACATGTTTTATAACTTCTGagcagtaggtggcgctatgacaAAACTCTGCATGCACCAcaagtcatgcttgtgatgataTGTACAAAGCTTTGTGTTAATACACAAAACTTTTGCAAAGATATAGCCGCATATCCATTTTGGTGTGCTCGCAGTCAAATTTGTTGATGCAGTATAAAACAATGCTTGGGTGTATCAAAAATCTTTTTGTCATGAGTGTCTGTAGATACGGAGCCCCACACATGAtatgcaagaaaaataattaaatcgtgcgcacatGATTTAGCCTACAATTCTTTTCCTGCATGTCACGTCCGGGGCTCCGTATGTAGATGCTACATACCAAATTTCATACAAATCAGACAAATTTTGTAGGATgattttgaaaaagtaggttttgaatAAAATTCAATATGGCGGAGAGTAAGTATGGTATATAATATGGCAAATTTGGTATTGTAGGACTCGGCATAAGCCTACAAATCTAATGATGTAAGTTAAATGACAATATGTTGAATTTTTCATATGTTATAAGcattttcatatatttcatTACATCACTTGACCACTGATCTAGAACTTTACAGGTCCTCGCAGAACATGGCCTCAATGATTCACACAGAGTTTCATAACAACACATTCATGCGTTTGTAAAACAGCGTTTTAtgaagaaaattcaaaatggctgaccAAAGAAAATTGGATGTCGTACAACTCGGCATGCCTCAAGGAATCTAAGGAGATCCTCATGATTTTAGGACAAGcaaaaatatcaatttttcCTATGTtggcaccagtaggtggcactgtgaCAATACTGGGCATGTACCACCAAGTCATGCCTGTAATCACAAATACCAAGTTTGGTGGGATTTTGTTTGACTTGCGCGTCAAAAGTTATGAGCATAAACATGAGAGAATCTTTGAACTGTTGGTGACGCAAAAGGGTTTGAggtagagactccaaatttgctatggtaaCACTTCAGACGGTCCTCTATCATTGTGCcaaatttaataacttttttaccatacggttctatgggctgccattgACTCAAGAGCAGCAGAAGAAAACTAAAGATTTCAATAGGGGTCAATGAAAGTTGCTGCAATCGGGGAAGCCACTGTGGATCTTTTATCCTACGTTATAAATCAGTACGTTTACATGGGATAATATCGGAATATTGTTGTCCTAGTAAGACAATACTCTGATTAAGAAACTACCATGTAAACAGCAATTTCTGATTACCTTAATCTGGCTAAAGTCATACTCGAAGTAAACACAAATCGAATTAATACATGTGGAGTATTCCTATTTTTAATCGCATTATTGACATGTATGTACACGCCTTATTCACACTATTAACCTCGAGTGGGGGTTCACACCGCATTTTGCCACAGGACACAAACACCTGACAATGATCAACTGTTTGACGGTAAACGATAGCATAGATTCAAGGAAAAAGGCACAAAACAAATTCCTCTCACCTAATCTCTCATCCAGTAACTCTGGAGTTTGTCGCAATGGCATGAATGAAATGTTGCCGGATGAAAGTACAGAGGGGGCCTTTTGCTGAAGAATTTGTCTACTTACATGTATAGCATAACAAATAACTAACTGCACTTGAAGctttcataaaattaaaaatgaaacaccCAAAACTATATATGGTACCATAAGGAAGACAAACTATGTTGGTACGTGAAATTCTAGAAATTCGGACGGCGTGGCATGGGGACGTAATGACATCTACCATTAATCGATCTATGTTCTATAACATGTAAAACGGGAACATGAAATGAATATTCTAAAAGCAActcatgtaaacaccttaatcaAAATATCGTCTCATTCAGAATAAGGTCAATAATTATATTACTGCTGTCTATGTAAATGTAGTCAATGACTTGCGTCCCAAAGCGAGCAGGAGAAACTCGATAAACATGTTGTTATCTTGCGTTCACAAGTCAGTTGTTTGTGAAGGCAATCATGTGAGACACTTCTGAGGTCATTATACCCAATCATTTTGGATCATTGGCTCAGGCATCTGAATAAACTGGCTGAATGGAATCATGGCTACTAATAATCATGGCTACTATCAGCATGTCCAGTAGGGAAGTTTATCTAATTTCTAGCATAACTGTGTGGTCACAGCATTGTTTAACATTCAAAAGATCAGTAGATATGTTGAAAACAAAGGAAAGAGCAAATAAGGGCTCATCTTACAGCATCAGTATATGCATCCACATTCTGTTCCTCAAAGGCAtctaaaagtttctgttaaaaACATAAAAGGACATATTAAGCACAATTCATCCATCATCCCACTGTCAGGGACACAATGTGCTTCACAGGCAAAATGATTGTGGTTTATTCACAATACTTTCACATCACCAATATGTTTTGTTTAAACATACTGGTTTTAAACAGCTATAACTACAATTTGTATAGTATGGactttaataaatattactgcACAACAAGCCAAACTTGAAACCCACTTTCAGCAGGGaagaatataaaaatacatttgtataAATACTGAGCTGAGAGCCATCCTCACCTTCACCAATTTGCATTCACGTGAATCTGAAAAGGCTGGAAACATTTCCTCATACTTCTGGAGGGCAAGCTATGAGAGGGGGAGTCAAAGACAAGGAATTTTACAGGGAACTGCAAATGACAGCTGTTTTCCATCAGACTGTTTGAAAGAAAGCGTAATGGTGGGGTGTTTCATACCTTAGCATTAAGCATGTCCACACAGAAGTGGCAGAGAGCTGCCTTAAAGAAATAGTCCTTTGCACTGTATTTCAACAGAGTGCTGTCCATTGCATGCGTTGCAACCTGGAAACCCACCAGCACAAATAAAGAAATAGCTTAATAACTTTTTCCCTCCAAATCTGCATTTGCAAAAAGATGCAACTTCTTTTTCAAGCTAGAGTACAAATAGTGAGTTTGGGGTTAAACTGACTGTTTTCTTGAGATCTGTTCGTTAGATAATGAAACCTACACATGAGCTTCGATCAGCCTTCATTTGAGAAAATGAGAACAAGTGATATCAGTTCTAAAATGTGGTATAAATGTGATGCTTTCTGACTGGTGAAACATGCAATAAAATGTtcaagagatagttcaccctaaaatgaaaaataagtcatcatttactcaccctggtgtTGTTCTAATGCAGTATCgtgttctttctttttaggaccacaaaaggagaaattttaaaaaaaatatagctgcaaagCAGCAATTATCAAgtgctttaaggcctttaagcacttGCATAAAAAcgaattatgttttatttagcaagcatgtaaccACTTAGAGCATAGATGAAGCATTTACAGccagagtgccccagggatgacgtgtttttgtaggccaacccggaagttagcggcgcacgggttccttCGATCggaagcctatgcatttttcccatagacttttggaaaatcgcagaaaataatctctgtgtttaacaaagggttacgacacttacacattttgtctatcaagataatctttacaagtgaacacaacatttatagattttgaaggctaaataaagtcgtcagatataaaaggctaacagtaggctataaacggactacagcacaccatggttgcggatcaacgtcgtcaccaccaagcgtactgtatttcaaaaaaacaactttatttaaaaacatgctcactgattataatCTGTGCTGTTTTGAATGTTAtgtatccactttttcatgagaaatgctgtccaaatgtcctgtttgtcatgatgacgtctaaagtccccgccaaaggaagtagtcccttttagcaatttgttagcaaccgccaattttaagacacagtaaaagttttaaaaatcacaagcgggttataactggtgtgttttatatcatagatcaaaacgtgaaagtatttagaggctttgttaaccacagaccttatttcaggcgatttagcaaaaacccattcaaaaaacccatagacttgacggcgttggaaccggaggtgctaaaatgctaactcgcttccggattttgcctacaaaaacgcgtcatccctggggcactctatacaggcaatttaccatagaAAATCTATAATTTTTACACCTTTTATAGTCCCACCTATGGGCTGATCTCCATAAAAGTATGCATGCTTCTTTAGAACCATATGTGTTCACATAATGatgtgaagttctgagttttcgttTTGGAACGAAAGGCTTGGCCATGCCTGTTTTAtcgaggttgagccaaaaacctaggactagttcgccaaagtgggtttttgaaataatctccaaaatttaacaaatgatttgatggacagaggcggtcctagaggcaaagttgctcagaatgaggagtttTACCATGTGGTATGAATGTCGTGGGTTTGTGTGAAAAATTGCGTCAAACACAATCCTTTACACATGTGAAATGGCGATGGCTGATTTCTTTCAAATTCCTCACAGGCCTCTAGGGCTgtgagtcaaacaggcccagtgAGTTTCATTCCGATCGGCCGCCGTTAACCTCGTCTGATAGTttctcaaacttcattggttGATGTGGGACACAGCGATGCATCAGTGTCCTCAAAGACTATCATGGCACCTCGGACAAAGACactgtgtgccaattttcaagtcaatcggactaacggtgaagtagttatagccattttcaggtttttctgctgttatagtgccaccaagtggccagttgcCATGTCCTTTTTCACgtgaccacagaatgagctcttacataggTGTGCTGAGTTTAGTGAAAATCTCATTCCATTCAGCCATTTTAGTGAATGTGGCTCCAGCCACTTCAAACGTTTTGCCAGCCCTTAGGGACCGTGaactgaaccactgattcgaaacaaaagattcgtaaagcttcaaagcttcatgaagcagtgttttgaaatcgcccatcattagatattgttgaataaagtcattattttgtttttttttggcacacaaaaagtattctcgttgcttcataacattaaggttgaaccactgtagtcacatgagctGGTTTTAAATACATCCTTAGTAACTTTCTGGGTGTTTGAAAGTGTTAAAGGGGggtgtaatgctatttcatgctttctaacttatttacactgttaaagagttgcattctcatgctaaacatggcttAAGTTTTAAAACACGAGTTTGACGTATGACTGAGTACTTCTGTGCCAAATACAGTCCTTCCAGTTTTGGAACGGGTTTCAGAGAGTTTTTTCAAGTATGGCCGGTATGACGCGAAAGTggaattccttgtataggcacttctccctgataagcgcacacacacatcaccctGAGCAAGAGCAAGAGCAAGAACACGCCCATCAACATGCTTCGTTCAGGATACGGAAGagagagatttttcaacaatggctgtgtcccaattcaggggctgcaccctttgaaggctgcaCAAATCATCGAGGCAGTCTTATTTAAGCGTTCGATTGCAACATAAGAAAgtaattactgtattttacacctcacaatgaatatcagtcaattttattaccgttacttttcttaaataagacatccttgatgaagtaTTCAGCCTTCAAATGTGACCTCTGAAGGacgcagcctccgaaatgagatgcAGCTCCTGTCAACAAAGgggtgtgtttttggttgtgagggaaagattacctttttcagcttcccaaagaacccagcattaagggaacagtggatgaagtttgtttttccagGGCAGCAACAGAGTTGTGCATGTATGTCGGTGatgaatactttgtaaacaagtcccagttcggcgctggatttgcagatcACAGGCACTTGTGGTGCACAAgtgcataaaatgtaaacaacacaaatgttttttgttccctttttattttttaatcatgttGCAGCTAGCAGACGATCTCTACGCAAGAGCTGCGAGCGCTtgtgactctttagctccgcccacagcACTGGCGGCAGACACGCCTCCAGGAGCTCTGCTttttttcggaaagactcggtttagcatatctatcttttatagatatgataaaactaaagacttttcagaGGCATGAAGGATGCATGGTTACTCTAGATACTCAATATTAACAtaagattggcagaaactgtgtgtgatacccccGCTTTAATTAACTtgctttcaaaaatatcttaatttgtgttccgaagatgaacgaaggtcttacgggtgtggaacgacatgagggtgagtaattaatgacagaattttcatttttaggtgaactaaccctttaaattctccttttgtggttcaaaaaagaaagaagggcaTATGACATTAAACAACACTAGGGTGAGAAAATGGTGACTTGCTTTCCCTTTAACAGCTACCTTCATTTCCATATTCAAAAATCTACGTTATCCACACATGGAGGCcaaatagaaaatatttcttattaaacTTTTATGACCCTTATATGGGACCTCCTATGGGATCAAGTGCACTGAAACCAAACTGTCATATTTTTGCTTACCTGTTCATAGATCTCAATGGCTTTAGGGTACTGCTCCAGTTGAGCGGCGTAGGTGGCAACTTTGAGTAGGCACTTGTTAGCTGAACTTTAGCATGAGAGACAGAGTGAACCGATGAGAAACTATTTCACAGTCCTAGATTAAGACTCGGTTACAATTACAGAAAAATGAGTCATGTAATGATGAATAACACGGTCATGTGTCATATATTGCCTACAAGGCCATATAGCTTAATAATAGAACTGTAAATCTGATATAGGGCGAAGGTCTGCCTTCAGCAAACATGCTTGTTATGTATCAAGTCTTTTAACAGTTAATCTAAACTATTTCCTGGAGAAGATTTCAATTTATAGGTAACCCATTTTCTACTGGTCTTCTCTACATCATCACTGAGGTTCGTTAAGTTGAGCAACAGGATTAAAAATAGCTTCAAAACTGCAGTACCTTGTGGACTCCTCGCCTTTGTAATAGTCTGCCGCCTGTTCGTAGTGAGCTATGGCCTAAGAAAAGGTTATAAAGTACAACAACCAATTAAGATGAATAAATCTTTCAGATTTTGGATGAGCTTGATGGATTATATATGGTTTACAATAGAAAATGATCCATTattgtgacaaaaaaagtctgACCTTGTCAATGTCAACAAGTTCAGTCTCATAAACTTCAGCAATGGTAACGTGGTGTTTCGCTGCAATTGTAAATCGACCCTATAAGATGAGAAACACGAAACATAGAAAGTATCATGTTTTCAGTGCAATCTCTAGTGCTGCTTGTTCATTCCTCCTGGGCAAAAGTAAACATATAGGTCAGACAAAACCATGGGTATTCCACCCAACAAAGAAGACTTCACAGGTGAAATACAACTTAAATTTCTTCCCTGAGTTCAGCTGGACAGTTTCAGCCGAAAAACTACACCATTACACTGGGGGGGGATATAGCAGATTATACTGATAAAACAAATTCTGCAAGCAAAATATCTAATTTCAAATCATATCCaatttcaaaatatcaaattttAACAAGCAGTTTTACAAATATCTTAAATGactataattcataaatatgattttatgagggtttttttttggaGAGTTGCACCTCATGGCATTTGACCATGGAGGGCTCCTAATAGATTATTCCATATGATCAGGATAATTGCAAATTAAATGTTCGAGACCGTGGTTTCATCAgcaaaatattgtcattaatgAGTGATTAATCACTTGACCTGTAGGCCTggtttcaaaaatgaaaattttaaatgaaaattttgtcatcatttactcaccctcgatacaaacctgtatgaatttctttgttctgctgaacactaaggaagatatttggaagaatgtgaGTAATCAAACAGATCTTGCCCTCCactgactaccatagtatttatttttcctactatggtagtcaatgtggggcgagatctgtttgatTGCTTACATGCTTTCAAATAttcttcagcagaacaaagaaattcatacaggtttggaacaacttaagggtgagtagatgatgacaaaattttcatttttgagtgaactatccccttAAGCCAGGAATAGACTTAATTAAATTAGGACATTCAAGTAGtttttataaacgtgccttagaaaaaaaaacattactggtgtgcatcttgagacaaaacaaaggcactgacatattttaagatatgtcagagTAAGTTGCTttaagttaaaacagctcaaacatacattttagtctGAGTTACTGCTCACTAAAACACATGCATTGTGTTacagtgccctctagtggtgtATTAAGTAACTTGCAATATGTTTTATAAAACAATTGCTTTGGATATGCTGGAAAAAATTCCAAAACAGGTTTTCACTGCAAAAAGATAAATGGATGAAGAGAGTCAAAATTATTCTGTACCGCAAAAGCAGctctattttgtatttaaaacacCATCTACGAAAGACTCTTACCATGTCTGTATAGATCTCAATGGCCCTGTTCAGGCAGTTTATGGCCTCTGTGGAGAGAATGACAGACAGCTGACTCAATGAACTGCAGTTAGCTAGATAACTATTAACTCAAAAGTAATAAGAACacattttttggttttgttggtgagagggaaaaaaagggTCTCATTCACTAGTAATTGTGTGAATTATATGTACTCACATGAGAACTTGTCATG
The nucleotide sequence above comes from Chanodichthys erythropterus isolate Z2021 chromosome 7, ASM2448905v1, whole genome shotgun sequence. Encoded proteins:
- the napab gene encoding N-ethylmaleimide-sensitive factor attachment protein, alpha b, whose protein sequence is MDNSGKEKEAMALMAEAEKKVKSSQSFFGSLFGGSSKMEDACDLYGRAANMFKMAKNWSAAGNAFSQAALLHLQMQSKHDAATNFIDAGNAFKKSDPQEAINCLNRAIEIYTDMGRFTIAAKHHVTIAEVYETELVDIDKAIAHYEQAADYYKGEESTSSANKCLLKVATYAAQLEQYPKAIEIYEQVATHAMDSTLLKYSAKDYFFKAALCHFCVDMLNAKLALQKYEEMFPAFSDSRECKLVKKLLDAFEEQNVDAYTDAVKEYDTISRLDQWLTTMLLRIKKTIQEDESDLR